From the Manihot esculenta cultivar AM560-2 chromosome 14, M.esculenta_v8, whole genome shotgun sequence genome, the window CACTATAGTAtcagttataaaattattgtgtTAATTGATGATCGCCAAACTTTCATTATTAGGGGACGAGGCCTGGCCCTGAATAAGGTTATGGGTCCAAAGTCCATCAATACACACGCAGGTAGATTGGCTCAACATCGCGAGACCAGCCTATGATGAGATGCGAACCGAATTAATTACGTGCGTGGGCCTACCCATTAAAAGTCTAGTCCGGTGATGTGACATAAGATAAGAAAAGCGAATCCAGTCACTTCGCATCCCTGTTAGCATGCGTGCCGGGAGAATTAAATAGTCGCGTGGTGTGAAGAGGTATTCTGATACATCCGTACGTACGAATCTGAATAATAGAGACAGGTGGCTCTATAGCGAGGCGGTTAGACGTTACTAACggataaaagaaaaagggataAAAGGAAAGAAATGTGATATTCTCAGCCAAATTTACACACTCACTATAATCTCAAAACaacattaatattattattttgtttgacAAGCGAAAAAAATTTGACTTTTCGTTATATTTATAACATTCAATTGTAGCAGTTCTCAACCCattgttattttaaatatgtaaaataataatttatccgtTTTATTGTGAAAGatataaaaacaataaaatttatgagtattaattataaaaaaatcttttagtAGCAATACTGCTATTAccaatagtttcttttttagCAACAAACACAATTTGATTACGAAAATACCTATTAGCCTCTTTGTATAAAGAAAATCACTCTTCCTCATTATCTCCAGGAAGGAAAAAAAACCTTCAACCTCTTTTATTTGATCTTCCTTGATTTATTTAGTAATTGTGATTATGCATGCATGTTAAATTCATGTAATTATATTTGATGACAATTAATATTATGATGTTGAAAGGTCAAGATTTTTAGACACTTGTGGAATTTTGGATTAGAATTTGTGTGAACAAAACAACCCTTTCATTTCCAAAATaagcataaaaaattaaaaatggaaattaaatgcttatccttattagaattaatatatatatataagaagagAAAAGGCTCTTCATTGGAAAacccatctctctctctctctgagaAGACATGCATATTTCAGTTACCCAAACAAGGCCTATACTCTCAACATTAACCTCTGTGAAATCCCCTCTTAAATGTAGTTTCTTAATTGATTCAACCAACATGGTCCAAATGCATTTTAGGGCAATCCCTTCTTTCATAACCCCACACAGACCATTCCACCAATTCCATGAAATGTAAACATCATcttcaagaaaaaagaaaaaaaaaaaaagcagtttCCAATTTCcaacaaaaatacaaaaatcCATAACCCTACCCAACCCATCATTTTACATACATAGCAAAATTCTAATAAAGAAGAatgcagaaaaagaaaaaagaaaaaaacttggTGGATAAGTAATTAGTTCTTCAATGGAAGGAACTCAAAAAACTGGTGAGTAGTAGTGAAGTTGGCATTCATAGCTGCAGCAACAGAAGCTGATGAATTCTCTGTCTCTTTGTCATTAATGCTCTCACCACCACCACTACTACAAAGAGGAAAGAGTTGAAGTGTTTGATGAGAATCCCCACACCCATTATGATCTTCTTCATTGCTGATGAAGTGGTTAATAAGGCCATGCCCAATGCTATTTTCTCTGTAAGGAGCTATGAAGATATTAAGATCATTATGGGTCTTGATGAGCTGCTTGTTTGGATCCATTGATCTTCTTATTGATCCTCCAGCTGCTAATACTGTAGGCGTTGATGCTGTTGCTTCTGCTTCAGCTTCTGCTAGGATTCTACTTGTTGTTGTTGTAGTACTAGAGCAACTGGTGTTTATGAGGTAGGTGGAAGACAACTGCATCATCTGCCACGTGGCATTCCTTTCCATAAAGCTTCTCCTTCGCTGTAATTCTACTTCATCAAATTGGTTCCATTCTTCTCCTTTACATTCTGTCACTAGTCCTTTTGCTGCCCTAATTTGCATTGACATTGCTtcctaaaaatttaataatacccTTTAATGCCCACTAACCAATATGCAAAATATGATATTCTTATGATACAAATAAAGGTTTAAATCTCATTAATGCACAATTTCCCTTCTCCTcaatatatatgtgtatatacaATAGAAGTGTTTAGGGCTGGTGTCCTTTTCCAACAAGATGGGTGCTCTATAATTCAAAGATTATATAAAAGGGTGCCCCCTAATAcaaagaatatatataaaagggTGCCTAAATAATAAGCACAAGACCCAAAAAGCAAGAAACTCAGCTACTCTCATAGCAGCAGCAGCCCCGACAGAAAGGAAGGAATGCAGCTTTTAAAACCCTTTACATTTCCCAACATACAAAAGAATTCTTTGTTGCTTCTTCCCTTCCATCCATATATATGCGtataaatttagttttgaattctaataatatataaaagaaaataaaggaagAGATTGTAATGATAAGATCATTATCAAAGCTTAGTTGCTAGTAGTTATGTACCCTTTTGGAGATTAAAGGTGATTTAGTTTCAATGGAGAGAAAGACAAAGGAGGATAAAAGAATAGACCTCTGGTAGTGCACTGCAGTTTGTAGAGGGAGCCCAGTTCTTGGTCTGTTCACCTTCATAAACTGTCCTATTTGTTCCTGTagacaaaaagaaaaacaaaaagaatacAACTTTAcaatctctctttctctctctctctctctctctctctaaaaccCAACAATTGGAATGCTGAAAAGTTACCCATCAAACATCTCTAACTAACAACTAAATGGAATTGGAAAAGGCCATACATATCAAACATTTCTATCTTTTTCTTGGCAAAGATTTTGGAGATAACTGTGTAAAGGGTTTCTTAGATATATTCACCTGATTCTTTCTTCCCATGGATTTCTATTTCACGGTTCTGCTGCTGCTCGTGATGATGATCAGGAGCTGTAGATTCCATTTGACGACGTCGCTTTTGCCGTTCTCTTGCTTTGTGATTTTGAAACCAGTAGAACACATTCTTCCCTTCAATCTTTCCATATCTTCGAAGCTGTGCTGTGATGTGTTGAATTTGTTCTGCTGATGGAGTTCTTGTTCCCCTTCGATATAGCTCTTCCAGTGTCCTTAACTGTTCTGGTGTTGGATTCCATCTCGAGCTCACTACAACTGGTTGTGTATGGAAATCTCTTTTGCTTTGATCAGCCATAGATGCTGCACAAACAAAATAATCTATATAAAAAGATCCAAAGAAACTAATTCAAAGCCAAGAAAAACCtagatgaaagagaaaaaataatgcCTACCCAGATGGTGATTTAGTGAGAAGAATTCATTGCCATGGAGAAGACTAAGTGTAGGAGGGCTAGAATTTGAGGTATTGTTTGGAGAAGGAGGCAGTGGTGGATTCCTTGGAATGAGTGGCCTAAGCTTTCTCCCATTGAAGGAATCTGGCACGTTGAACTCACCACCATCGCTGTAACCCATCATCCACATTTTGATATAGATGCAGCTAAAATCTTAAACAAGAAACAGGGTACTAAATTCTTTTGTCTCTCTCTCAATGAAAACGTATACAGTAAGGGAGTTTTAGCTGCAGAAGTGGGCAATAAAAGCAAGAAGAAGACGAAGACGAAAAAGAAGAGTAATAAATAGGTTCTCTCTTATTTCCTCAGAGGGGAATGTGTGTGCTGATATGATAGGGCTGCAGAAATGGTGATGGGTTATCAAGAAGAGGAatataacatgcaaacaaagcAAGAAGATGACTCAGAAGAGATgcaaaagaagagaagagaagagaagaggctAATAAAGAGAGTTCTAGTTTTGGAAAGTGTTAGCTGAGCTGAAAATATGGTGGAAGAATCGAGTTTTGAAAAGAGATGGGGATTGATGATGATTCTCTCTATATTCTCATCCACGTCTCCAAcgagatagatagagaaggaAAAGGTTGCATATGTGTTGGTTTATTATATAACATCAAAAAGTAAGAGCATGATATGAAGGTTGACGTCAATGGGTCTTCAGCTACTGATAAATTTCATAGGGTTGAGACTTTGGAAaaaacaaattataaaaaaataataaaaaaattgacaaaataattttaaaaataagaaacgttaaattttaaatagggAATGTTAGTAATCAGAATCGTTTAATACTCTCTTATCTATTAATTgaagaatataaaataataattaactaaTGAGAGAAAAAtggtaattaatataataaatattaattacttCTCGTTCCTCACATAtgaatttgaaattgaattttataattagttactatttttttttctcttctaacAAAATAAGGTTTTATTGTATATGGTGCATCTTCCGTGGAATAATAGTTAATCTTTAAAAGAAACAATTTATttcattaacttttttttatatttagtataataaaatgaaaaatagaatttaatttagaTATAATACTTATGTAGTCAAAATACAGAGTTATATTGTAATTAGTTAGAGTTAAAAAAAGAATGAAGTGGTGGTGAATGTTCACGACAGTCACTCCGATGCTCAAGTTGgtatattgaaaaatagagagaccgacactcaagtcagtatactgAAAAATAGAGAGAATATAATAAATTGCTTAGAATTTGAGTAGTGTAAGAGAATAGTGTACATTTATCTCTGTAattctttctccttttatactgtaagaaaggggaagataaatatagtatttttcgATAATTCAATGATAATGTGGCCGACTGCTTAATAAGGGATATCGTCAACTAATAACTTAGTGATTCTGCAATTAcatacataataaaaatatgctGGACTGATCCTATTTAACTGTGATTTTGTAACGAGACTCAACTAATTTAAAAGAGAGCGAGTCTTACTAATAAATCGGGTGTTAAGATGTTCGAGCAGGACCCTATTACCCACTTATCATATTTTTGCCACATAAACCTATATTGTGATTATATCAgctcataacttattttaaCCAATTAATATAATGAATATGCACTCGCTAAAAGGATATATtaacaatataatataaattttaatctaaattcAATTAATAGCTAAATGAGGTTAATTATTAtaggaaaattttattatttagttattaattgattttttaattttaaaaaatatattaaaacgtctaTGATATTTCTCCATCTATATCGaagatattttatatatttttataatatttaatagataaaattaatggaatgaataattagtagactttttaaaattttaaaaatattttaatataatttttaaaattgaatggcaaattaataagtttttatataatataagaattaaataataatttttttattatatttatatatttttaacccATACCAAACATATCCTAAACGTGAAGGAAGAGAGACAAAGAAAGAATAGAATAGTAATAGAAgaggagagaaagagaagacaaaaagaaaaagaagggggaaaaaggaagaagagaaagCGTGGAATTCTGGGAGGGGAGAGTATTGGgagaagcaaaagaaaaaagacTTGACGATGATGAGTGTTATCATATCATAAGACTCTctcatttattattaacttCTCCTCCATGTCTCGTGCCTTTCACATTTCTTCTCCTTCCAAACTGctccctctctctcttttcattttctcatttctctactctctctctctcttctcttccACGTACGGCTTTCTCTTTGTCTCTCGTCCTCTCATTCCATTTTCAAccctaaaaaaatattaatattaatctaaCCCCTTCTCTCTCCTAatctaaaataaatcaaattttaattaattatccgAAAAATTAgagataattatttaatcagtt encodes:
- the LOC110600389 gene encoding WUSCHEL-related homeobox 1, which encodes MWMMGYSDGGEFNVPDSFNGRKLRPLIPRNPPLPPSPNNTSNSSPPTLSLLHGNEFFSLNHHLASMADQSKRDFHTQPVVVSSRWNPTPEQLRTLEELYRRGTRTPSAEQIQHITAQLRRYGKIEGKNVFYWFQNHKARERQKRRRQMESTAPDHHHEQQQNREIEIHGKKESGTNRTVYEGEQTKNWAPSTNCSALPEEAMSMQIRAAKGLVTECKGEEWNQFDEVELQRRRSFMERNATWQMMQLSSTYLINTSCSSTTTTTSRILAEAEAEATASTPTVLAAGGSIRRSMDPNKQLIKTHNDLNIFIAPYRENSIGHGLINHFISNEEDHNGCGDSHQTLQLFPLCSSGGGESINDKETENSSASVAAAMNANFTTTHQFFEFLPLKN